One segment of Gemmatimonadota bacterium DNA contains the following:
- a CDS encoding purine-nucleoside phosphorylase, producing the protein MRGLDPVAAAVDALDPWLDGARPEIAIILGSGLGRLTEALTAARRRAYRDVPGFPAAAVAGHAGELVLGQLAGCQVVCQSGRFHAYEGHAAPALALPARVFAALGVRTLILTNAAGGIRRTMSPGSLMLLADQVNLTFRNPLIGPRRDGESRFPDMSAPFDPALRQLARAVARAERIALAEGVYAGVLGPSYETPAEIRMLERLGADAVGMSTVPEVVAARAAGVAVLGISVITNWASGIGATPLTHAEVMAAAEAAGEGLVRLVTGVVARR; encoded by the coding sequence ATGCGCGGGCTCGACCCGGTGGCGGCCGCGGTCGATGCGCTCGACCCCTGGCTCGACGGCGCGCGGCCCGAGATCGCCATCATCCTCGGCTCGGGGCTGGGCCGGCTCACCGAGGCGCTGACGGCCGCCCGCCGGCGTGCCTACCGCGACGTGCCCGGATTCCCGGCGGCGGCCGTGGCCGGGCACGCCGGCGAGCTGGTCCTGGGCCAGCTCGCGGGGTGCCAGGTGGTCTGCCAGAGCGGGCGGTTCCACGCCTATGAGGGTCACGCGGCGCCCGCCCTCGCCCTCCCGGCGCGGGTGTTCGCGGCGCTCGGCGTCCGGACCCTGATCCTCACCAACGCTGCGGGCGGCATCCGGCGGACCATGTCCCCCGGCAGCCTCATGCTGCTGGCCGACCAGGTGAACCTCACCTTCCGCAACCCGCTCATCGGCCCCCGGCGTGACGGGGAGTCCCGCTTCCCCGACATGTCGGCGCCCTTCGACCCCGCGCTGCGCCAGCTGGCGCGGGCGGTGGCCCGGGCGGAGCGGATCGCGCTCGCGGAGGGGGTGTACGCCGGCGTGCTGGGCCCGAGCTACGAGACCCCGGCGGAGATCCGGATGCTCGAACGGCTCGGGGCCGACGCGGTCGGGATGTCGACGGTGCCGGAGGTGGTGGCGGCGCGCGCGGCGGGGGTGGCGGTACTGGGAATCAGCGTGATCACCAACTGGGCCTCGGGCATCGGCGCCACGCCGCTCACCCATGCCGAGGTGATGGCCGCGGCCGAGGCCGCCGGCGAGGGGCTGGTGCGGCTGGTGACGGGGGTGGTGGCCCGGCGCTAG
- a CDS encoding 5'-nucleotidase C-terminal domain-containing protein encodes MLPFLMMAGALAIAPQADTVRLVVVATTDVHGYATDWDYLQNVPWPGGLARVATVVDSLRDRYPGQVLVVDAGDALQGSPLAAYYGRNAARDPHPVIDAMNTIGYDVATPGDHDFDFGLPAFHRAIAGSTFHWVSGNLRALPADTLAFAAYVVVVRNGVRVAVTGFTTPAAMVLNRSRLGDQLRVDRIAPGIEPVLREARKDGDLVIALAHSGLSGRASYDTTGLGGEDVAEQFAAGPSRPDLVVAGHSHEEIVDTVIQGVHFVQPQAQARTLAVVHLTLVSERGHFRLVGVRAERVALEEVRPSAQMARRLAEPHRAMLGWITTVLGESDRRLSLAAARVEDVPLLRWMHAVQRRVSGAELSLVPAFDLRAGVDEGEITMAELFRLYPAEYTLRAVRLTGAQVRAAMEQGARYYFVDSTGRVAPNRYVPGPNFELLGGATWTLDLSQPPGNRITRLEVRGRPLGPDDSVTVAVSSYRQQGGGNATTFAGAPVVYDKQEPVRDLLLADLARRHTLRGDALGAPTWTLAPADYAERARALFIRGPAPAPAPEPAPAPLQLPTPPSNEEIARRDSIARAETRAEARADSIARHAVATLRLPAAPGPEGGAARLLADAYRNALRADLALARGDELPGGLPAGPLTATLLDSAVPDRPLLLLRMKGTDVLALLENLLADPGACCALAGARVEYDPRRKPFERVRRVRLVNGASLNRSGSYTLAVSAALLGPDSTFPLGAADCRDGRGCRTPGQLGRFEVTASDRRSGSVLREYLRRLPQPVALPTDRRLIPNR; translated from the coding sequence GGCGGGCGCGCTGGCCATCGCCCCTCAGGCCGACACGGTCCGCCTGGTGGTGGTGGCCACCACGGATGTGCACGGATACGCGACGGATTGGGACTACCTCCAGAACGTCCCGTGGCCCGGCGGCCTGGCGCGGGTGGCCACGGTGGTCGACTCCCTTCGGGACCGGTACCCGGGCCAGGTCCTCGTGGTCGATGCCGGCGACGCCCTCCAGGGCAGCCCCCTCGCGGCGTACTACGGCCGGAACGCGGCCCGCGACCCGCATCCGGTCATCGACGCCATGAACACCATCGGCTACGATGTCGCCACCCCTGGAGACCACGACTTCGACTTCGGGCTCCCGGCGTTCCATCGCGCGATCGCCGGCTCCACGTTCCACTGGGTGAGCGGCAACCTCCGCGCCCTGCCCGCCGACACCCTCGCCTTCGCCGCGTACGTCGTCGTGGTGCGCAATGGCGTCCGCGTGGCCGTGACCGGGTTCACCACCCCCGCCGCCATGGTGCTCAACCGGAGCCGGCTCGGCGACCAGCTGCGGGTGGACCGGATCGCGCCGGGCATCGAGCCGGTGCTGCGCGAGGCGCGGAAGGACGGCGACCTCGTGATTGCCCTGGCGCACAGCGGCCTGAGCGGCCGTGCCAGCTATGACACCACCGGGCTTGGGGGCGAGGATGTGGCGGAGCAGTTCGCGGCCGGCCCCAGCCGTCCTGACCTGGTGGTGGCCGGGCACTCGCACGAGGAGATCGTCGACACGGTCATCCAGGGGGTGCACTTCGTGCAGCCGCAGGCGCAGGCCCGGACCCTCGCGGTGGTGCACCTGACCCTGGTCAGCGAACGGGGCCACTTCAGGCTGGTCGGGGTGCGCGCGGAGCGGGTGGCGCTGGAAGAGGTCCGCCCCTCGGCCCAGATGGCGCGGCGGCTGGCCGAGCCCCACCGCGCGATGCTCGGCTGGATCACGACGGTGCTGGGGGAGTCGGACCGCCGGCTGTCCCTGGCCGCCGCGCGGGTGGAGGACGTGCCCCTGCTGCGCTGGATGCACGCGGTGCAGCGGCGGGTGAGCGGGGCCGAGCTCTCGCTGGTGCCGGCGTTCGACCTGCGCGCCGGCGTCGACGAGGGCGAGATCACGATGGCCGAGCTGTTCCGGCTGTATCCCGCCGAATACACGTTGCGGGCCGTGCGGCTGACGGGCGCGCAGGTGCGGGCCGCGATGGAGCAGGGGGCGCGCTACTACTTTGTCGACTCCACCGGGCGGGTGGCCCCGAACCGATACGTGCCGGGCCCCAACTTCGAACTGCTCGGTGGCGCCACCTGGACGCTCGACCTGAGCCAGCCGCCGGGGAACCGGATCACCCGGCTCGAGGTGCGCGGCCGCCCGCTGGGTCCCGACGACAGCGTCACGGTGGCGGTCAGCAGCTACCGGCAGCAGGGGGGCGGGAACGCCACCACGTTCGCCGGCGCGCCGGTCGTCTACGACAAGCAGGAACCGGTGCGCGACCTGTTGCTCGCCGACCTGGCACGGCGGCACACCCTGCGGGGCGATGCCCTGGGGGCGCCGACCTGGACCCTTGCCCCGGCGGACTATGCCGAACGGGCGCGGGCGTTGTTCATCCGCGGGCCCGCCCCGGCGCCCGCCCCGGAGCCGGCGCCGGCGCCCCTGCAGCTTCCCACGCCGCCGAGCAACGAGGAGATCGCGCGGCGGGACTCGATCGCCCGGGCCGAGACGCGCGCGGAGGCGCGGGCCGACTCGATCGCTCGTCATGCGGTGGCCACGCTGCGGCTGCCGGCCGCGCCCGGCCCGGAGGGCGGGGCCGCCCGCCTGCTCGCCGACGCCTACCGCAACGCGCTGCGCGCCGACCTCGCGCTTGCGCGCGGCGATGAGCTTCCCGGCGGGCTCCCGGCGGGCCCGCTGACCGCCACGCTGCTCGACAGCGCCGTCCCCGACCGGCCGCTCCTGCTGCTGCGGATGAAGGGGACGGACGTGCTGGCCCTGCTGGAGAACCTGCTGGCCGATCCTGGAGCGTGCTGCGCGCTCGCGGGGGCGCGGGTGGAGTATGACCCGCGCCGCAAGCCGTTCGAGCGTGTGCGCCGCGTCCGGCTGGTGAACGGGGCGTCGCTGAACCGGTCCGGCAGCTATACGCTGGCGGTGAGCGCGGCTCTGCTGGGCCCCGACTCCACATTCCCGCTGGGTGCCGCCGATTGCCGTGACGGGCGCGGCTGCCGAACTCCGGGGCAGCTGGGCCGCTTCGAGGTCACGGCCAGCGACCGCCGCAGCGGGAGCGTCCTCCGCGAGTACCTCCGCCGCCTGCCACAGCCCGTGGCGCTGCCCACCGACCGCCGCCTGATTCCCAACCGCTGA
- a CDS encoding RNA methyltransferase encodes MSLISTIRDLHRRRARERRGLTLAEGVRLLEEALAAGVEVQGAAVAPALEGTPRGTALKHRLQSAGVPLEVVDDDLLAQLAETEQPQGVVAVVAPRVWSLETIVPGPRGVVLVLDGVQDPGNVGALARTALGLGACALLALPGTADLASPKALRGSMGALFRLPALHCTTEACIAWARGVGLSLWTTAADGTPVRGIVRDGPVALVLGNEGAGVRPELTVAADRSVAVPLAAGVESLNVAVAAGILLYEVARDS; translated from the coding sequence GTGTCGCTCATCAGTACCATCCGGGACCTGCATCGCCGCCGGGCGCGGGAGCGTCGCGGCCTGACCCTCGCCGAGGGCGTGCGCCTGCTGGAGGAGGCGCTCGCGGCCGGCGTGGAAGTCCAGGGCGCCGCGGTGGCGCCGGCGCTGGAAGGTACACCCCGCGGCACGGCGCTCAAGCATCGGCTGCAGTCCGCCGGCGTGCCGCTCGAGGTGGTCGACGACGACCTCCTCGCCCAGCTCGCGGAGACCGAGCAACCGCAGGGCGTGGTGGCGGTGGTGGCGCCCCGCGTCTGGTCCCTCGAGACTATCGTTCCCGGGCCGCGGGGGGTGGTGCTGGTGCTCGACGGGGTGCAGGACCCCGGCAACGTCGGCGCCCTGGCCCGCACCGCGCTCGGCCTCGGGGCCTGCGCCCTGCTGGCGCTCCCCGGCACCGCCGACCTGGCCAGCCCCAAGGCGCTGCGCGGCAGCATGGGCGCACTGTTCCGCCTGCCGGCCCTGCACTGCACCACCGAGGCGTGCATCGCCTGGGCCCGCGGGGTGGGCCTCTCGCTCTGGACCACGGCGGCGGATGGCACCCCGGTGCGCGGCATCGTCCGCGACGGGCCGGTGGCGCTGGTGCTCGGGAACGAGGGCGCCGGGGTCCGGCCGGAACTCACGGTCGCCGCCGACCGCTCGGTGGCCGTGCCACTGGCCGCGGGCGTCGAGTCGCTCAACGTGGCGGTGGCCGCGGGAATCCTCCTGTACGAGGTGGCGCGTGACTCTTGA
- a CDS encoding NupC/NupG family nucleoside CNT transporter, which produces MPLLAVQAAAARLAELESGLQLPLGERLIGVVGVAAMIGAALLLSSNRGRVRWRLVAAGLLLQFLFGVVVLKTGAGREAFDVAGQGFNRLIGFTREGARFVFGDLVDQPAFLAFSVLPTIIFFSALMSVLYHLGVMQLVVKGLAWVMQRTLRTSGAETLSASGNIFLGQTEAPLLVKPFVRDFTPSELFAVMVGGFATVAGGVMAAYIGMLSGLFPNIAGHLLAASVMNAPAGLYLAKIMEPETGEPRTREATGIHLPRTDANIIDAAAAGALQGVQLAINVAAVLIAFVALVALLNALLGGVGAAVGLPGLSLPAILGQLLRPVAWVLGVPWRDTAYVGGLIGLKTVLNEFVAYAQFGRDLGAGMVLAPRSALILTYALLGFANLGSIAIQIGGIGGLAPERRSEIARFGLRAMVAGNLAAFTSAAIAGMLA; this is translated from the coding sequence ATGCCGCTGCTCGCGGTCCAGGCCGCCGCGGCGCGCCTGGCCGAGCTCGAGTCGGGGCTCCAGCTGCCGCTCGGGGAGCGGTTGATCGGGGTGGTCGGCGTGGCGGCCATGATCGGGGCCGCGCTGCTCCTCTCCTCCAATCGCGGCCGCGTCCGCTGGCGGCTGGTCGCGGCGGGCCTGCTGCTCCAGTTCCTCTTCGGCGTGGTGGTGCTCAAGACCGGCGCCGGCCGCGAGGCGTTCGACGTGGCGGGGCAGGGCTTCAACCGCCTGATCGGCTTCACCCGCGAGGGGGCGCGGTTCGTCTTCGGTGACCTGGTGGACCAGCCCGCGTTCCTGGCCTTCAGCGTGCTGCCCACCATCATCTTCTTCTCGGCCCTCATGTCGGTGCTCTACCACCTCGGCGTGATGCAGCTGGTGGTCAAGGGCCTCGCGTGGGTCATGCAGCGGACCCTGCGGACCAGCGGGGCCGAGACGCTCTCGGCCTCGGGCAATATCTTCCTCGGCCAGACCGAGGCGCCGCTCCTGGTCAAGCCATTCGTGCGCGACTTCACCCCGTCCGAGCTCTTCGCCGTGATGGTCGGCGGCTTCGCCACCGTGGCTGGCGGGGTGATGGCGGCCTACATCGGGATGCTCTCCGGCCTGTTCCCGAACATCGCCGGGCACCTGCTCGCCGCGAGCGTCATGAACGCCCCCGCCGGCCTCTACCTCGCCAAGATCATGGAGCCCGAGACCGGCGAGCCACGCACCCGCGAGGCGACCGGCATCCACCTGCCGCGCACCGATGCCAACATCATTGACGCCGCCGCCGCCGGCGCGCTGCAGGGGGTGCAGCTGGCGATCAACGTCGCGGCGGTGCTAATCGCCTTCGTGGCGCTGGTGGCGCTGCTCAACGCGCTGCTTGGCGGCGTCGGCGCCGCGGTGGGGCTGCCCGGGCTCAGCCTGCCCGCCATCCTCGGCCAGTTGCTGCGCCCGGTGGCCTGGGTGTTGGGCGTCCCCTGGCGGGATACCGCCTACGTCGGTGGACTGATCGGCCTCAAGACGGTGCTCAACGAATTCGTCGCCTACGCCCAGTTCGGCCGCGACCTCGGTGCCGGCATGGTGCTCGCGCCGCGCAGCGCGCTGATCCTCACCTACGCCCTGCTCGGCTTTGCCAACCTCGGTTCCATCGCCATCCAGATCGGCGGGATCGGTGGCCTGGCTCCCGAGCGCCGCTCGGAGATCGCGCGGTTCGGGCTGCGCGCCATGGTCGCCGGCAATCTCGCCGCCTTCACCTCGGCCGCCATCGCGGGGATGCTCGCCTGA
- the ffh gene encoding signal recognition particle protein — protein MFDELSAKLTAALSKLTGRGVLTEEAVKDGLREIRRVLLEADVSFDLTRAFLERVEQQAIGTQLLKAVRPGDQLVKIVYDELVTLLGEKQAPIAFASVPPTIVLLVGLQGSGKTTTAGKLAKRLKLEQKAPYLVAADVYRPAAVDQLVTLARQVEVGCHAEPGVTDVTGIVKRGIVEASKARARTVLVDTAGRLQIDAEMMDELKALKAAVKPHEILLVADGMTGQDAVRIASGFHEALGVTGVILTKMDGDARGGAALSIYGVTRAPIKYLGLGEKLDQLEPFRPDRLAGRILQKGDILTLVERAQATVDAAEAEKLARKAVSKKGLDLQDFLTAMKQMQKMGPLKNVLGMLPGVSPQMLQGANLDEKRIKHVEAIVLSMTARERSDPDLINGSRRLRIAKGSGRTVQEVNQLLNQFKAMQKLMKSGGKGLKMPFGKGPGMFGM, from the coding sequence ATGTTCGATGAGCTGTCCGCCAAACTCACCGCCGCGCTCTCCAAACTCACTGGGCGCGGCGTTCTTACCGAGGAGGCGGTCAAGGACGGCCTCCGCGAGATTCGTCGCGTCCTCCTCGAAGCCGATGTCAGCTTCGACCTGACGCGGGCCTTCCTGGAGCGGGTCGAACAGCAGGCGATCGGGACCCAGCTCCTCAAGGCCGTGCGCCCCGGGGACCAGCTGGTCAAGATCGTCTACGATGAGCTGGTCACGCTGCTTGGCGAGAAGCAGGCGCCGATCGCCTTTGCGTCGGTACCGCCCACGATCGTGCTGCTGGTGGGCCTGCAGGGTTCCGGCAAGACGACCACCGCCGGCAAGCTGGCCAAGCGGCTCAAGCTGGAGCAGAAGGCGCCGTACCTGGTGGCGGCCGATGTGTACCGGCCCGCCGCCGTGGACCAGCTGGTCACGCTGGCCCGGCAGGTCGAGGTGGGGTGCCACGCCGAGCCGGGCGTGACCGACGTGACCGGCATCGTGAAGCGCGGCATCGTCGAGGCCTCGAAGGCGCGGGCCCGCACCGTCCTGGTGGACACCGCGGGCCGGCTGCAGATCGACGCCGAGATGATGGACGAGCTCAAGGCGCTCAAGGCGGCCGTCAAGCCGCACGAGATCCTGCTCGTGGCGGACGGCATGACCGGTCAGGACGCGGTGCGCATCGCCAGCGGCTTCCACGAGGCGCTCGGTGTCACCGGCGTGATCCTGACCAAGATGGACGGCGACGCGCGGGGTGGCGCGGCCCTCTCCATTTACGGGGTCACCAGGGCGCCGATCAAGTACTTGGGTCTCGGGGAGAAGCTCGACCAGCTCGAGCCCTTCCGCCCGGACCGCCTGGCGGGACGGATCCTCCAGAAGGGGGACATCCTCACGCTGGTGGAGCGGGCCCAGGCCACGGTCGACGCGGCCGAGGCGGAGAAGCTGGCCCGGAAGGCGGTGTCGAAGAAGGGCCTGGACCTCCAGGACTTCCTGACCGCCATGAAGCAGATGCAGAAGATGGGGCCCCTCAAGAACGTGCTGGGCATGCTGCCGGGCGTGAGCCCGCAGATGCTGCAGGGGGCCAACCTGGACGAGAAGCGGATCAAGCATGTCGAGGCGATCGTGCTCTCGATGACCGCCCGGGAGCGGTCCGACCCCGACCTGATCAACGGCTCGCGGCGGCTCCGGATCGCGAAGGGGTCCGGGCGCACGGTGCAGGAAGTCAATCAGCTGCTGAACCAGTTCAAGGCGATGCAGAAGCTGATGAAGTCGGGCGGGAAGGGGCTCAAGATGCCCTTCGGCAAGGGCCCGGGCATGTTCGGGATGTGA
- the add gene encoding adenosine deaminase gives MAGSARFVRLPKVELHVHLDGSLRPATLIALAAAARSPLPSQDPETLRRHMRTEDADSLVAYLERFDLTIPVLQTPEALERVAYEMVCDAAADGVRYLEIRYCPALSLAGGMSLDEVILAERRGLARGEAETGVRAGIVNCTLRHLHPSQSEAIAEASVRHRRQGVVGFDIAGGEAGQPAAPHRHAFEIAARGGLGITVHAGEAAGPASIAEAIHDCRAARIGHGTHLLEDPELTAYVRDRQIPLELCLTSNRQTRAVPSLQAHPLRRFLDQGLAVTLCSDNWLMSDVTLSGEYALATATFGLSAREIRQLVYTAIDAAFLPLPERRALGAELVPAVAGWE, from the coding sequence ATGGCAGGCTCCGCGCGGTTCGTGCGGCTGCCCAAAGTGGAGCTACACGTCCACCTCGACGGCTCGCTCCGGCCGGCGACGCTGATCGCGCTCGCCGCGGCGGCGCGGTCACCGCTGCCCAGCCAGGATCCCGAGACCCTGCGCCGCCACATGCGCACCGAGGATGCCGACAGCCTCGTGGCCTATCTCGAGCGGTTCGACCTGACCATCCCGGTGCTGCAGACGCCGGAGGCGCTGGAGCGGGTGGCCTACGAAATGGTCTGTGACGCCGCGGCTGACGGCGTCCGCTACCTGGAAATTCGCTACTGCCCCGCGCTCAGCCTCGCGGGCGGGATGTCGCTTGATGAGGTGATCCTCGCGGAGCGGCGCGGCCTGGCGCGCGGCGAGGCGGAGACCGGGGTCCGCGCGGGGATCGTCAACTGCACCCTGCGCCACCTGCATCCCTCCCAGTCCGAGGCGATCGCGGAGGCCTCGGTGCGCCACCGGCGGCAGGGAGTGGTCGGGTTCGACATCGCCGGGGGCGAGGCGGGCCAGCCGGCCGCACCGCACCGGCACGCCTTCGAGATCGCCGCCCGTGGCGGGCTCGGCATCACGGTCCACGCCGGCGAGGCGGCCGGGCCGGCGTCGATCGCCGAGGCGATCCACGACTGCCGCGCGGCCCGCATCGGCCATGGGACGCACCTGCTCGAGGACCCCGAGCTGACCGCGTACGTCCGCGACCGGCAGATCCCGCTCGAGCTCTGCCTCACCTCCAACCGGCAGACCCGCGCGGTGCCGTCGCTCCAGGCGCACCCGCTCCGGCGCTTTCTCGACCAGGGGCTCGCCGTGACCCTCTGCTCCGACAACTGGCTCATGAGCGACGTGACGCTCTCCGGCGAGTACGCGCTCGCCACCGCGACCTTCGGCCTGTCGGCGCGCGAGATCCGGCAGCTGGTCTACACCGCGATCGACGCCGCCTTCCTGCCGCTCCCCGAGCGCCGCGCGCTGGGCGCGGAACTGGTGCCCGCCGTGGCGGGCTGGGAGTGA
- the thiD gene encoding bifunctional hydroxymethylpyrimidine kinase/phosphomethylpyrimidine kinase has protein sequence MKIALTIAGSDSGGGAGIQADLKTFQQFGVFGTSAITALTAQNTLGVRAVHPAPDAIVEAQLAALAEDLPPAALKSGMLATAPLVRLVATAIRRQGWREYVLDPVMVATSGDRLLDPVAEAVVRDALLPLATLVTPNLDEATILTGAPVRTVADMELAGWRLLALGARNALVKGGHLDGGTMTDVLVTPAGVRHFTRPRIDTRSTHGTGCTLSAAITAGLALGRPLERAVADGLEYVHQALRTAPGLGGGHGPLNHRVPAPPAD, from the coding sequence ATGAAGATCGCACTGACCATCGCAGGCTCGGACTCCGGCGGCGGCGCCGGGATCCAGGCCGACCTCAAGACCTTCCAGCAGTTCGGCGTCTTCGGCACCAGCGCCATCACCGCGCTGACGGCGCAGAATACCCTGGGCGTGCGCGCCGTGCATCCCGCGCCGGACGCCATCGTCGAGGCCCAGCTGGCGGCGCTCGCGGAGGACCTGCCGCCGGCCGCGCTCAAGAGCGGGATGCTGGCGACAGCCCCGCTGGTCCGGCTGGTGGCCACCGCCATCCGGCGGCAGGGCTGGCGGGAGTATGTCCTCGACCCCGTGATGGTCGCCACCTCGGGCGACCGCCTGCTGGATCCGGTGGCGGAAGCGGTGGTCCGGGACGCCCTGCTGCCCCTCGCCACCCTGGTGACACCCAACCTCGACGAGGCGACCATCCTCACCGGCGCGCCGGTGCGCACCGTGGCCGACATGGAGCTGGCGGGGTGGCGGCTGCTGGCGCTGGGCGCCCGGAACGCCCTGGTCAAGGGCGGGCACCTCGACGGTGGCACGATGACCGACGTGCTGGTCACGCCGGCCGGGGTGCGGCATTTCACGCGGCCCCGGATCGACACCCGCTCCACCCACGGGACCGGCTGCACCCTTTCCGCCGCGATTACCGCCGGCCTGGCGCTGGGCCGCCCGCTGGAGCGGGCCGTGGCCGACGGGCTCGAGTACGTCCACCAGGCCCTGCGCACCGCGCCCGGGCTGGGCGGCGGACACGGCCCGCTCAACCATCGCGTCCCCGCCCCGCCAGCCGACTAG
- a CDS encoding prepilin peptidase, producing MTLELFTTLVAGLVGAMLGSFLNVCILRWPRDESVVRPRSRCPGCHELIVWYDNIPVVSWLLLRGRCRRCQTAISAQYPLVECATALLWAWMGWRYGPTAEAVRFAVFATLLLGIAMTDARDFIIPHEFTFGGLAVGLALAFVVAPAGLAGAVFGACVGAGLLYFVGLLGRLVLRREAMGGGDVAMLAMVGGYLGWEAVLATVFLGAVVGLVLELALRSRRAPAPPAAPADPTPADPTIVPADLPPGVAASEPSRRRDLALLGVVLAGVVPASLLWSGTLWSALGGMLAGLGLGFICFTVASFFLRPVPLVEGWYHYGFGVSAVFLPLLAAAGWSTGQAVLVVASLLVGGTVVLHLVARGVRADAAPPDPDPLETMTTAELRQLQYLPFGVSLALAAGLVAFVLGPDRVTAWLSIYR from the coding sequence GTGACTCTTGAGCTGTTCACCACCCTGGTGGCCGGCCTCGTCGGCGCGATGCTGGGCAGCTTCCTGAACGTCTGCATCCTGCGCTGGCCCCGTGACGAGTCGGTCGTGCGTCCCCGGTCGCGCTGCCCGGGCTGCCACGAGCTGATCGTCTGGTATGACAACATCCCCGTGGTGTCCTGGCTGCTGCTCCGCGGCCGCTGCCGCCGCTGCCAGACGGCGATCTCCGCCCAGTATCCGCTCGTCGAATGCGCCACCGCCCTGCTCTGGGCCTGGATGGGGTGGCGCTACGGGCCCACGGCGGAGGCGGTCCGGTTCGCGGTGTTTGCCACGCTCCTGCTTGGCATCGCCATGACCGACGCGCGCGACTTCATCATCCCCCATGAGTTCACCTTCGGCGGCCTCGCCGTGGGGCTCGCGCTCGCGTTCGTGGTGGCGCCCGCCGGCCTCGCCGGCGCGGTGTTCGGCGCGTGCGTCGGGGCGGGACTCCTCTATTTCGTGGGGCTGCTCGGCCGCCTGGTGCTGCGCCGCGAGGCCATGGGTGGCGGGGACGTGGCCATGCTCGCCATGGTCGGGGGGTACCTGGGCTGGGAGGCGGTGCTGGCCACCGTGTTTCTCGGGGCCGTCGTGGGGCTGGTACTGGAACTGGCGCTGCGCAGCCGGCGCGCGCCCGCTCCCCCCGCGGCGCCTGCCGACCCCACGCCCGCCGACCCCACGATCGTGCCCGCCGACCTCCCGCCCGGTGTTGCCGCGAGCGAGCCCAGTCGGCGCCGTGACCTCGCCCTGCTTGGCGTGGTGCTGGCCGGGGTCGTGCCGGCCAGCCTGCTGTGGAGCGGAACCCTCTGGTCGGCGCTCGGCGGCATGCTGGCCGGCCTGGGGCTCGGCTTCATCTGCTTCACCGTCGCCTCGTTCTTCCTGCGTCCCGTGCCGCTGGTCGAAGGGTGGTACCACTACGGCTTCGGCGTCTCGGCCGTGTTCCTGCCGCTGCTCGCGGCCGCCGGCTGGTCCACCGGGCAGGCGGTGCTGGTGGTCGCGTCCCTCCTGGTTGGCGGCACCGTGGTCCTGCACCTCGTGGCCCGCGGGGTCCGGGCCGACGCGGCGCCGCCCGACCCCGATCCCCTCGAGACGATGACCACGGCGGAGCTGCGGCAGCTGCAGTACCTCCCCTTCGGCGTGTCGCTCGCCCTCGCCGCGGGGCTGGTGGCCTTTGTGCTGGGGCCGGACCGGGTCACCGCCTGGCTTTCCATCTACCGTTGA